In Humulus lupulus chromosome 7, drHumLupu1.1, whole genome shotgun sequence, the following are encoded in one genomic region:
- the LOC133790995 gene encoding bidirectional sugar transporter SWEET17-like, with translation MAVSLSFIIGIIGNIISILVFTSPIKTFWGVLKVKSTENYQGLPYITTLLSTSLWTFYGILNPDGLLIMTVNGAGAIFQLIYVTIFLIYAPMDKKVKTGKLFAILDVGFFGSVIVLTLFAIREELKLTFVGILCSALTIAMYASPLTVMGLVIRMKSVDYMPFFLSFFLFLNAGIWSIYAVLVKDYFIGIPNAIGFVLGCAQLILYSMYKNKSKKPIEILEEEGSATLVKERAIEMQEHGVGAKVVDLKNKNLSKGVSLPKPLIKRLYSMPTKIMKTISLNSYDLDSAWALGIVEDIEAAEKKSALV, from the exons ATGGCTGTTAGCTTGAGTTTCATTATTGGCATTATTG GCAATATAATTTCTATACTGGTTTTTACATCTCCCAT AAAAACTTTCTGGGGTGTGTTGAAGGTGAAATCAACAGAGAACTACCAAGGGCTTCCATACATAACCACACTTCTGAGTACAAGCTTGTGGACATTCTACGGTATTTTAAACCCAGATGGTTTACTTATCATGACAGTTAATGGCGCTGGTGCCATCTTCCAACTAATCTACGTGACCATCTTTCTTATCTATGCTCCCATGGACAAGAAG GTAAAAACAGGGAAATTGTTTGCCATTTTGGATGTTGGATTTTTTGGATCAGTAATCGTGTTGACTCTGTTTGCTATACGTGAAGAACTAAAGCTTACCTTTGTTGGAATTTTGTGTTCTGCATTAACCATAGCCATGTATGCCTCACCTCTTACAGTCATG GGGTTGGTGATTAGAATGAAGAGTGTGGATTACATGCCTtttttcctctcatttttcttatttttaaatgCTGGGATTTGGTCTATTTATGCTGTGCTGGTCAAAGACTACTTCATTGGT ATACCAAATGCAATAGGATTTGTATTGGGGTGTGCTCAGCTTATACTATACTCCATGTACAAGAACAAGTCCAAAAAACCCATAGAGATATTGGAGGAAGAAGGGTCAGCGACTCTGGTAAAAGAAAGAGCAATAGAAATGCAAGAACACGGTGTTGGTGCTAAAGTAGTTGATTTGAAGAATAAGAACCTTAGCAAGGGAGTCAGTTTACCAAAGCCATTGATAAAGCGTCTATATAGCATGCCAACTAAGATCATGAAAACTATTTCCTTGAATTCCTATGATTTGGACTCAGCTTGGGCCCTTGGGATTGTGGAAGACATTGAAGCTGCGGAAAAGAAATCAGCCttagtttaa